GCGCCGCGACTGGGAGCAGGCGCGCCGCTACTTCGAGTGCGTGACGGATCGCGATCTGGTGGACCAGGCGATCCACCTGGTGCTGGCGGCGGAGAAGCGCTACGCCTATTTGCTGAAACAGGCCCGCCTGCGCGGGATCCGCGGGCTCCCACCCCGACCCGACGCGGACGACGGTCGGCGGGCGGTGCCATGACCCCGGCCGGGCGGTCCCAGAAGGCGGGGTGAGGGCCATCGCCACGGAGGGCGCGTGGGCTGTCGCCGGCGTGGCCGCGGTCGTGGTGGGTGCGCTGGTGTGGCGGCTCGTCGGCGCGTCGACGGCCGGGGAGGCCGTGGCGCGGCTGGTGGGCGACCTGCTGGTGGGCACGGGCTGGATCCTGGCGCTGAACGTGCTCTTGGCCCTCCTGGGTGCGCACGTGGGCTGGAACCCCGCCACCGCGTGGCTGGCCGGAAGCCTGGGGCTCCCGGGAGCGATCGCCTTGGCGTTGGTGGCGGTCATGGCCCGCTGGCGACCCTGAGGGTCGCCGCCTCCCTCGTCCTCGCCCTTCCTTGACGCTGCCCAAGGGCTCTGCTACGATACGGCCGCCCCGCGGGGCGACCGATGCCGGTCGCAGGGCCGGGAGGAGCGCGGGCGACTGCCGGGTGGGTCGTCCCTGCGCCCCGGGCGCCGGTGCGCCGGTTCGTCCGCGGGAGCATTCCGCGTGGCGAGGAGGCCGTCCGATGTCCCAGCCGGTGCGGGTTCGGTATGCGCCGTCGCCGACGGGCTACCTCCACATCGGGGGCGTCCGCACCATCCTCTTCAACTGGCTGTTCGCGCGCAAGCACGGCGGCCGTTTCATCCTGCGCTTCGAGGACACGGATCCGGAGCGGTCCCGGGACGAGCTCATCGCGCCCATGTTGGAGAGCATCCGCTGGTTGGGCCTGGACTGGGACGAGGGGCCGGACGTCGGCGGACCCTACGGGCCGTACCGGCAGTCGCAACGGCTCGACCTCTACCGGGAGACGCTGGACCGCCTGCTCGCCGCGGGCAAGGCTTACCTCTGCTACTGCACCCCCGAGGAGCTGGCGGCGGAACGGGAGCGGGCGCGGGCAGCGGGCCGGCCTGCCGTCTACAGCGGTCGCTGTCGGCACCTCACCCCCGCGGAGCGCCGGCGGTTCGAGGCCGAGGGCCGCCGGCCGGCGGTGCGCCTGCGGGTGCCCGAGGGTGGGCAGGTCGTGGTCCACGACCTCGTCAAGGGCGAGGTCGCCTTCGACGTCGCCCAGATCGGCGACTTCATCATCGCCCGCGCCGACGGCATGCCGGTCTACAACTTCGCCGTGGTGGTCGACGACCACCACATGGCGATCAGCCACGTCATCCGGGGGGACGAGCACCTCTCCAACACCCCGAAGCAGCTGCTGGTCTATCGTGCCCTGGGGTGGGAGCCGCCGCAGTTCGCCCACGTCCCGATGATCCTGGCCCCGGATCGCACCAAGCTCAGCAAGCGCCACGGTGCGGTGGCGGTCGACGAGTACCGGCGGCAGGGATTCCTCCCGGAGGCGATCCTGAACTACGTCGCGCTGTTGGGCTGGTCGCCGGGGGACGACCGGGAGATCCTCTCCCTGGACGAGATGATCCGGCTGTTCGACTTCGACCGGGTGTCCCGCACCGCGGCCATCTACGACGTCGAGAAGATGGCGTGGATGAACGGGCACTATCTGCGCGCGGCGGACCTGGACCGGGTGGTGGACCTGGTCATCCCGCGCCTGCAGGAGGCCGGTCTGCTCCAGGGGACGCCCGAGGGGGACGAGCGCCGGCGGCTGCGGGCCATCGTGGACGCCGTGCGCCAGCGCGTCCGCACCCTGGGGGAGCTGGTCGAGGCCAGCCGGTACTTCTTCGCCGACTTCGCCGACTACGAAGAGGCCGGGGTTCGCAAGCACTTCGACCGCGACGACGCGATCCCGATCCTCGAGGCCGTGGCAGAGACCCTGTCGCGGGTGGAGCCGTGGACCCAGGCCGCCATCGAACAGGCGCTGCGCGGTCTTGCCGAACGCATGGGCGTGGGCACGGGCCGCATCTTCCATCCGACGCGTCTGGCGGTGTCGGGGCGGACCGTGGGGCCGGGGGTGTTCGACGTCATTTGTTGGGTCGGGCGCGATCGCTGCCTGGCGCGCATCCACCGCGCGATCGAGTGGATCCGCCAGCGGCGCGCCGCCCGCGGCGCGACGCCCGCGCCCGGACCGGCGGGCACGGGGGCAGCGGGCGGCCGGGGCTGAGCTGCGGTTGTATCCCGGCGGCGACCGTGCTATAATGCGACGTGCGCCCGCGAGATACCGGTCCGAGGGACGGCCTCCGGGCGCGCCGGAGTCGAGCGTAAGCGAGCGACGGTGGGGATTGGGGTAACGGCAGCCCGCCAGGTTCTGGCCCTGGTAGTCCAGGTTCGAATCCTGGATCCCCAGCAGTGCCCCGTTCGTCTAGCGGCCTAGGATACCGCCCTCTCACGGCGGAGACACCGGTTCGAGTCCGGTACGGGGCACCGCGGCGCCCGGAACGTCGATTCCGGGCGTTGCCTCTGCAGCCGCCTTCCGGGTCGGCCCGCGGCGCGGCCGCGAGGGTTGACGGCAGGCGGGGCGGCTGCTAGGATAACGATCCGCCGGCGCCATCCGCGCCGGGCGCACCTGGTCCTTGAAAAGGGAGTGGCGTGTGGAGAGGCAGGCCTTGCGAGCCGGAGGTCTCACTCTGCGGGGCCTGGGCGCGGGGGAGCGCTTGGGTCCTGGTGGGGTGAGGCGCGGACGACGCGGGGAGCCGGAGGCTCTTCTGCGGGATGGGTGAGCATTCCGGAGGAGAGTTTGATCCTGGCTCAGGACGAACGCTGGCGGCGTGCCTAAGACATGCAAGTCGAGCGGGGAGATTGGGGAGCTTGCTCTCCGGTCTCCTAGCGGCGGACGGGTGAGTAACACGTGGGTAACCTGCCCGGCAGTGGGGGATAACCCTGGGAAACTGGGGCTAATACCGCATACGGTCCGCGCTCCGCATGGGGTGTGGAGGAAAGGCCGCTGGAGAGGCGGTCGCTGCCGGAGGGGCCCGCGGCCCATCAGCTGGTTGGTGG
The sequence above is drawn from the Thermaerobacter sp. FW80 genome and encodes:
- the gltX gene encoding glutamate--tRNA ligase → MSQPVRVRYAPSPTGYLHIGGVRTILFNWLFARKHGGRFILRFEDTDPERSRDELIAPMLESIRWLGLDWDEGPDVGGPYGPYRQSQRLDLYRETLDRLLAAGKAYLCYCTPEELAAERERARAAGRPAVYSGRCRHLTPAERRRFEAEGRRPAVRLRVPEGGQVVVHDLVKGEVAFDVAQIGDFIIARADGMPVYNFAVVVDDHHMAISHVIRGDEHLSNTPKQLLVYRALGWEPPQFAHVPMILAPDRTKLSKRHGAVAVDEYRRQGFLPEAILNYVALLGWSPGDDREILSLDEMIRLFDFDRVSRTAAIYDVEKMAWMNGHYLRAADLDRVVDLVIPRLQEAGLLQGTPEGDERRRLRAIVDAVRQRVRTLGELVEASRYFFADFADYEEAGVRKHFDRDDAIPILEAVAETLSRVEPWTQAAIEQALRGLAERMGVGTGRIFHPTRLAVSGRTVGPGVFDVICWVGRDRCLARIHRAIEWIRQRRAARGATPAPGPAGTGAAGGRG
- a CDS encoding pro-sigmaK processing inhibitor BofA family protein → MRAIATEGAWAVAGVAAVVVGALVWRLVGASTAGEAVARLVGDLLVGTGWILALNVLLALLGAHVGWNPATAWLAGSLGLPGAIALALVAVMARWRP